The following are encoded together in the Magnetospirillum gryphiswaldense MSR-1 v2 genome:
- a CDS encoding metal-sulfur cluster assembly factor, whose translation MSPTLETLKQIIDPDVGINIVDLGLVQSVHEEDGQISIALIMTTPACPQSGYLRDEARRLIPGARVDILETPLWEPARMSAAAKDQLGWS comes from the coding sequence ATGTCCCCGACCCTTGAAACGCTGAAGCAGATCATCGACCCCGACGTCGGCATCAACATCGTCGATCTGGGGCTGGTGCAATCGGTGCATGAAGAGGATGGCCAGATCAGCATCGCGCTGATCATGACCACCCCGGCCTGCCCGCAATCGGGCTATCTGCGCGACGAAGCACGGCGCCTGATCCCCGGCGCCCGTGTCGACATCCTGGAAACCCCGCTGTGGGAGCCGGCGCGCATGAGTGCGGCGGCCAAAGACCAATTGGGATGGTCGTGA
- a CDS encoding alpha/beta fold hydrolase — MRTFLRLLLILVLLAPTAAFAAKDGESRFAGADGVLIHYKSWGKGSPVILIHGFTLNQSFWRHQVPELAKTHRVIALDLPGHGQSGKPRDTAYTMDFYASAVEAVAKDAGLDHTALVGHSMGLPVIHTVMRRGQLKVDKAVFVDGAILAHSNDPAAQAAQAAWMQAMIDGLKSPGYRLVLEQFFQGISSKVTAKQKKELLDTSRAVDQHVAVSTFEHFADAAVWAPATYDIPVLGLYAAVSQMGVKEWLAVNYPKAKLEVWSDVDHFPQLTQPARVNKAIIAFLK, encoded by the coding sequence ATGCGCACTTTTCTTCGCCTGCTGCTGATCCTTGTCCTGCTGGCCCCGACTGCGGCTTTCGCCGCCAAGGACGGCGAATCCCGCTTCGCCGGTGCCGACGGCGTCCTCATCCACTACAAAAGCTGGGGCAAGGGCAGCCCGGTCATCCTGATCCACGGCTTTACCCTGAACCAGAGCTTCTGGCGCCATCAGGTGCCGGAATTGGCCAAGACCCATCGGGTCATCGCCCTGGACCTGCCCGGCCACGGCCAGTCCGGCAAGCCGCGCGACACGGCCTATACCATGGATTTCTACGCCAGCGCCGTCGAGGCGGTGGCCAAGGATGCCGGTCTCGACCACACCGCCCTGGTCGGCCATTCCATGGGCCTGCCGGTCATCCACACGGTGATGCGGCGCGGTCAGTTGAAGGTGGACAAGGCCGTGTTCGTCGACGGTGCCATCTTGGCCCATTCCAATGATCCGGCGGCCCAGGCGGCCCAGGCGGCGTGGATGCAGGCCATGATCGACGGCCTGAAAAGCCCCGGCTACCGATTGGTGCTGGAACAATTCTTCCAGGGCATTTCCAGCAAGGTGACGGCCAAGCAGAAAAAGGAATTGCTGGACACCTCGCGCGCCGTCGACCAGCACGTGGCGGTCAGCACCTTCGAGCATTTCGCCGATGCCGCGGTCTGGGCACCGGCCACATACGACATCCCGGTGCTGGGGCTTTATGCCGCCGTGTCGCAAATGGGGGTCAAGGAATGGCTGGCCGTCAATTACCCCAAGGCCAAGCTGGAGGTATGGAGCGACGTCGATCACTTCCCGCAATTGACCCAGCCGGCCCGGGTCAACAAGGCGATCATCGCCTTTCTCAAGTAA
- a CDS encoding VOC family protein: MMANNINGLDHAVIAVRDLGLADAVFHRLGFTLTPRGEHPEWGTANHCIMFRQDYIALQGAVGEGEVADELRAFTDLREGLHGISLGTDNGAAVVERLQAAGFDVPLPRSLSRRIETPDGTATLMFSETLLPAAATPGIHTRVTQHITAERERFPEWLDHPNTAIGIASVTAIVAEPVELTTAWDQVLGPHRSVITDDTVTIHTGRGMIFLSRPDDLTQLHPEAELDDLPPAPALVALAVLVADTDRAAQWLKHNEVEFSRDREGTIRIPPSEACGIHLEMVKG, translated from the coding sequence ATGATGGCGAACAACATCAACGGCCTGGATCATGCCGTCATCGCCGTGCGCGACCTGGGACTCGCCGACGCGGTGTTTCATCGCCTGGGCTTTACCCTGACGCCGCGCGGCGAGCACCCGGAATGGGGAACCGCCAATCACTGCATCATGTTCCGCCAGGATTACATCGCCCTGCAAGGCGCCGTCGGCGAGGGCGAGGTCGCCGACGAACTGCGCGCCTTCACCGATCTCCGCGAAGGCCTGCACGGCATTTCGCTCGGCACCGATAATGGCGCGGCGGTGGTGGAGCGTCTGCAAGCCGCCGGTTTCGACGTGCCGCTGCCGCGCTCGCTGTCGCGACGCATCGAGACGCCGGACGGCACCGCCACCTTGATGTTTTCCGAAACCCTGCTGCCGGCGGCGGCGACACCGGGCATCCACACCCGCGTCACCCAGCACATCACCGCCGAGCGCGAACGCTTTCCCGAATGGCTGGACCACCCCAACACCGCCATCGGCATCGCTTCGGTCACCGCCATCGTCGCCGAACCGGTCGAGCTGACCACCGCCTGGGATCAGGTTCTGGGTCCGCACCGGTCGGTGATCACCGACGATACCGTCACCATCCATACCGGACGCGGCATGATCTTCCTGTCGCGGCCCGACGACCTGACCCAATTGCACCCCGAGGCCGAGTTGGACGACTTGCCGCCCGCCCCGGCCCTGGTCGCCCTGGCCGTGCTGGTGGCCGACACCGACCGCGCCGCCCAGTGGCTGAAGCATAACGAAGTGGAATTTTCCCGCGACCGCGAAGGCACCATCCGCATCCCGCCGTCGGAAGCCTGCGGCATCCACCTGGAAATGGTGAAAGGTTGA
- a CDS encoding prephenate/arogenate dehydrogenase family protein — MSSPLFGTICLVGIGLINSSIARAARLHGLAARIVTLDASEQACETALRLGIVDAAGSDPAALLAEADLIMVGTPVGAMAAVGQAIGPHLKAGAIVSDVGSVKMAVVRDLLPHLPDTVHFVPGHPIAGTEHSGPEAGFAELFQGRWCILTPLPGTDPGAIDKVTQLWTAMGSMIEIMEPLHHDKVLAITSHLPHLIAYTIVGTASDLEGDMQQEVIKFSASGFRDFTRIAASDPIMWRDIFLNNKEAVLEIIQRFTEDLTALQRAIRWGEAETLETHFRETRAIRRAIIDAKQA, encoded by the coding sequence ATGAGCTCCCCCCTGTTCGGCACAATCTGTCTGGTCGGCATCGGCCTGATCAATTCGTCCATCGCCCGCGCCGCCCGCCTGCACGGCTTGGCGGCCCGCATCGTCACCTTGGACGCGTCCGAACAGGCTTGTGAAACCGCGCTCCGGCTCGGCATCGTCGATGCCGCCGGCAGCGATCCGGCGGCGTTGCTGGCCGAGGCCGATCTGATCATGGTCGGCACCCCGGTCGGCGCCATGGCCGCGGTGGGGCAGGCCATCGGCCCGCATCTGAAGGCCGGCGCCATCGTCTCCGACGTCGGTTCAGTCAAGATGGCGGTGGTGCGCGACCTGCTGCCGCATCTGCCCGACACCGTGCATTTCGTCCCCGGCCACCCCATCGCCGGCACCGAGCATTCCGGCCCCGAAGCCGGTTTCGCCGAATTGTTCCAGGGCCGCTGGTGCATCCTGACGCCGTTGCCGGGCACCGATCCGGGCGCCATCGACAAGGTCACCCAATTGTGGACGGCCATGGGATCGATGATCGAGATCATGGAGCCCCTCCACCACGACAAGGTGCTGGCCATCACCTCGCACCTGCCGCATCTGATCGCCTATACCATCGTCGGCACCGCCAGCGATCTGGAAGGCGACATGCAACAGGAAGTGATCAAGTTCTCGGCCTCGGGCTTTCGCGATTTCACCCGCATCGCGGCCTCCGACCCGATCATGTGGCGCGACATCTTCCTCAACAACAAGGAAGCGGTGCTGGAAATCATCCAGCGCTTCACCGAGGATCTGACCGCCCTGCAACGGGCCATCCGTTGGGGCGAGGCGGAAACGCTGGAAACTCATTTCCGCGAAACCCGCGCCATCCGCCGCGCCATCATCGACGCCAAACAGGCGTAG
- the hisC gene encoding histidinol-phosphate transaminase, whose protein sequence is MIAMTAPTPRPGIMDIRPYVGGESALEGVSRVIKLSSNEGALGPSPKAMEAFRAQAADMHRYPDGGATRLRAALAARWGVDAERIVCGAGSDELLGMLCRAYAGPGDEVLYSAHGFLMYAIAAKSCGATPVTAPEVDLTASVDNLLAAVTPRTKILFLANPNNPTGTYLSADEVARLRAGLRPDILLVIDAAYAEFVSKNDYTPGIELVDGSDNTVMCRTFSKIFALGGLRLGWAYCPPGIADVLNRVRNPFNVAAPSLAAGVAALEDTAFADLTKTHNDYWLPWMQAELAKLGLPTTQSVCNFVLVQFPKEEGRTAQAADACLRAQGIITRAMGGYGLPDWLRITVGTGEENQMVIAAIAAFQASWN, encoded by the coding sequence TTGATCGCGATGACCGCCCCCACGCCCCGTCCCGGCATCATGGACATCCGCCCCTATGTGGGCGGCGAATCCGCCCTTGAAGGCGTGAGCCGGGTGATCAAGCTGTCGTCCAACGAAGGCGCGCTGGGCCCCAGCCCCAAGGCGATGGAGGCGTTCCGCGCCCAGGCCGCCGACATGCACCGCTACCCCGACGGCGGCGCCACCCGTCTGCGCGCGGCCCTGGCCGCCCGCTGGGGTGTCGACGCCGAACGCATCGTCTGCGGCGCCGGCTCGGATGAATTGCTGGGCATGCTGTGCCGCGCCTATGCCGGCCCCGGCGACGAGGTCTTGTACTCGGCCCACGGTTTCTTGATGTACGCCATCGCCGCCAAGTCGTGCGGCGCCACCCCGGTGACGGCGCCGGAAGTGGATTTGACCGCCAGCGTCGACAATCTGCTGGCGGCGGTGACGCCCCGGACCAAGATCCTGTTCCTGGCCAATCCCAACAACCCCACCGGCACCTATCTGTCGGCGGACGAGGTGGCGCGCCTGCGCGCCGGTCTGCGCCCCGACATCTTGCTGGTGATCGACGCGGCCTACGCCGAATTCGTCTCGAAGAACGACTACACCCCGGGCATCGAACTGGTGGATGGCAGCGACAACACCGTCATGTGCCGGACGTTCTCGAAGATTTTCGCCCTGGGTGGTCTGCGTCTGGGCTGGGCCTATTGCCCGCCGGGCATCGCCGACGTGCTCAACCGGGTGCGCAACCCCTTCAACGTCGCCGCCCCGTCCCTGGCCGCTGGTGTGGCCGCCCTGGAAGACACGGCCTTCGCCGATCTGACCAAAACCCACAATGATTATTGGCTGCCGTGGATGCAGGCCGAGTTGGCCAAGCTGGGCCTGCCGACCACCCAGTCGGTGTGCAATTTCGTCCTGGTCCAGTTTCCCAAGGAGGAAGGCCGCACCGCCCAGGCGGCCGATGCCTGCTTGCGCGCCCAGGGCATCATCACCCGGGCCATGGGCGGCTACGGCCTGCCCGACTGGCTGCGCATCACCGTCGGCACCGGCGAGGAAAACCAAATGGTCATCGCCGCCATCGCCGCCTTCCAGGCAAGTTGGAACTGA
- a CDS encoding chorismate mutase: protein MMMTTDSADLDRIRRDIDRIDDRLHDLLMERAALVEKVAQAKAPDVSVALRPGREAEIMRRLAGRHQGRFPLPALIRIWREIMGALVGLQKPFSVAVCQPERGDGYVELARDHFGVVWPKSVFSSPGQVVRAVADGQAAVGVVQLPHENDQEPWWLSLTTGSGNLPQVVTRLPVLAMPDVPGRPEPVEAFVIACRPHDDTGADRTLIAVETSPDLSRDRLRALFATAGLDNVAVIATHRADDHSLYLCELDCFVGTADPRLTVLAGGKDVIRHVRIIGGYPLPLSV, encoded by the coding sequence ATGATGATGACCACAGATTCAGCCGACCTTGACCGTATCCGCCGCGACATCGACCGCATCGACGATCGTCTCCACGATCTGTTGATGGAACGCGCCGCCTTGGTGGAGAAAGTCGCCCAGGCCAAGGCCCCCGACGTTTCGGTGGCCCTGCGGCCGGGGCGCGAGGCCGAAATCATGCGCCGCCTTGCCGGGCGCCATCAGGGCCGTTTCCCGTTGCCGGCCCTGATCCGTATCTGGCGCGAGATCATGGGCGCCCTGGTCGGCCTGCAAAAGCCGTTTTCCGTCGCCGTCTGCCAGCCCGAGCGCGGCGATGGGTATGTGGAACTGGCCCGCGACCATTTCGGCGTGGTCTGGCCCAAAAGCGTGTTCTCGTCGCCCGGCCAGGTAGTGCGCGCCGTCGCCGATGGCCAGGCCGCCGTCGGCGTGGTGCAATTGCCCCATGAAAACGACCAGGAACCGTGGTGGCTGTCGCTGACCACCGGCTCGGGTAACCTGCCGCAGGTGGTGACCCGTCTGCCGGTGCTGGCCATGCCCGATGTCCCCGGTCGTCCCGAACCGGTCGAGGCCTTCGTCATCGCCTGTCGCCCCCATGACGACACCGGCGCCGACCGCACCCTGATCGCGGTGGAAACCAGCCCCGACCTCAGCCGCGACCGCCTGCGCGCCTTGTTCGCCACCGCCGGACTGGACAACGTCGCGGTCATCGCCACCCATCGCGCCGACGACCACAGCCTGTATCTGTGCGAGCTCGACTGTTTCGTCGGTACCGCCGACCCACGCCTGACCGTCCTGGCCGGCGGTAAGGACGTCATCCGCCATGTCCGCATCATCGGCGGTTACCCGCTGCCGCTTTCCGTCTGA
- the metX gene encoding homoserine O-acetyltransferase MetX yields MSAPTSASAVDGSDHNPLGLSVELGLDRPIRLDCGVEMPSVNVAYQTYGRLNADKSNAILICHALTGDHYVADPHPLTGKPGWWIDLVGPGKLLDTDRYFLICSNVLGGCMGTTGPKDINPATGQPWGQGFPVITIGDMVQVQARLLDHLGIDQLFCAIGGSMGGMQVLEWCASYPDRVFSAVPIATAARHSAQNIAFHEVGRQAIIADPDWKNGEYLLHDTRPQRGLAVARMAAHITYLSETALHRKFGRNLQGDRDAFSYGFGADFQVESYLRHQGSTFVDRFDANSYLYITRAMDYFDLAAEHDGVLANAFRGTKTRFCVASFSSDWLFPTPESRAVVHALNAVAANVSFVEIQSDKGHDAFLLDEPEFHATLGGFIEGAARHRGLPARVGGS; encoded by the coding sequence ATGTCCGCCCCCACTTCCGCCTCTGCCGTCGATGGTTCCGACCACAACCCGCTTGGCCTCAGTGTCGAGCTGGGGCTGGACCGTCCCATCCGTCTGGATTGCGGGGTGGAGATGCCGTCGGTGAATGTGGCGTACCAGACCTATGGCCGCCTCAATGCCGACAAATCCAACGCCATCCTGATCTGCCACGCCCTGACCGGCGACCATTACGTCGCCGATCCCCACCCGTTGACCGGCAAGCCTGGCTGGTGGATCGATCTGGTCGGTCCGGGCAAGCTGCTGGATACCGACCGCTATTTCCTGATCTGTTCCAACGTGCTGGGCGGCTGCATGGGCACCACCGGCCCCAAGGACATCAACCCGGCCACCGGCCAGCCGTGGGGCCAGGGTTTTCCGGTCATCACCATCGGCGACATGGTGCAGGTGCAGGCGCGGCTGCTGGATCATCTGGGCATCGACCAGTTGTTTTGCGCCATCGGCGGCTCCATGGGCGGCATGCAGGTGTTGGAATGGTGCGCCAGCTATCCCGATCGGGTGTTCTCGGCGGTGCCCATCGCCACCGCCGCCCGCCACTCGGCCCAGAACATCGCCTTCCACGAGGTGGGCCGTCAGGCGATCATCGCCGATCCCGATTGGAAGAACGGCGAATATCTGCTGCACGACACCCGGCCCCAGCGCGGTCTGGCGGTGGCGCGCATGGCCGCCCACATCACCTATCTGTCGGAGACGGCGCTGCACCGCAAGTTCGGGCGCAACCTGCAAGGCGACCGCGACGCCTTTTCCTATGGCTTCGGCGCCGATTTCCAGGTGGAAAGCTATCTGCGCCACCAGGGCTCGACCTTCGTCGACCGTTTCGACGCCAATTCGTACCTGTATATCACCCGGGCCATGGATTATTTCGACCTCGCCGCCGAACATGACGGCGTGCTGGCCAATGCCTTCAGGGGCACCAAGACCCGCTTCTGCGTCGCCTCGTTCTCGTCCGACTGGCTGTTCCCCACCCCGGAAAGCCGCGCCGTGGTCCATGCGCTGAACGCGGTGGCCGCCAATGTCAGCTTCGTCGAGATCCAGTCCGACAAGGGCCACGACGCCTTCTTGCTGGATGAACCGGAATTCCATGCCACCTTGGGCGGCTTCATCGAAGGGGCGGCGCGGCATCGCGGCCTGCCGGCGCGGGTGGGCGGATCATGA
- the metW gene encoding methionine biosynthesis protein MetW, producing MMTLNNGALRVDLKLIADMIEPGSRVLDVGCGEGTLLSWLGQHKNVDGRGIELSMAGVSAAVAQGLSVIQGDADTDLKDYPAGAFDTVILSQTLQATRAPKDVLSNMLRIGRRAIISFPNFGHWRVRAGLAIGGRMPVTDTLTYEWYDTPNIHFCTIRDFLELCRVLNIRIDTGIALDRDGGVLPMAGTGWLANIFAAQGLFVLSRNG from the coding sequence ATGATGACCCTGAACAACGGCGCGCTGCGCGTCGATTTGAAGCTGATCGCCGACATGATCGAGCCGGGATCGCGCGTGCTCGACGTCGGTTGCGGCGAGGGCACCTTGCTGTCGTGGCTGGGCCAACACAAGAACGTGGACGGGCGCGGCATCGAGTTGTCCATGGCCGGGGTGTCGGCGGCGGTGGCGCAAGGATTGTCGGTGATCCAGGGCGACGCCGACACCGACCTCAAGGATTATCCCGCCGGCGCCTTCGACACGGTGATTTTAAGCCAGACCCTGCAAGCCACCCGTGCGCCCAAGGATGTGCTCAGCAACATGCTGCGCATCGGTCGGCGCGCCATCATCTCGTTCCCCAATTTCGGCCATTGGCGGGTGCGCGCCGGTCTGGCCATCGGCGGTCGCATGCCGGTGACCGATACCCTGACCTATGAGTGGTACGACACCCCCAACATCCACTTCTGCACCATCCGCGATTTCCTGGAATTGTGCCGGGTGCTGAATATCCGCATCGATACCGGCATCGCGCTCGATCGCGACGGCGGTGTGCTGCCCATGGCCGGGACCGGCTGGCTGGCCAATATCTTCGCCGCCCAAGGGCTGTTCGTGCTCAGTCGCAACGGTTAA
- a CDS encoding CoA transferase, producing the protein MAQSINQIYQSLLSQLGITWPTTADVALSGADPVINSVFRIGECTGAVLAAQAAGVAEIWRRRSGQRQQVSINALAGALAAYSVGYQSQHGFAIPQPEPSYPLVALYPARDSRWIMLHGAFPLLRNGLQNLLGCTMNPTDIANKVATWDAFALEQAIADQGLCGAVARSYPEWLATEQGRAIAATPIIEIVKIADSAPEPFAPALPGDRPLSGTKVLDLTHVIAGPTIGKTLAEQGAEIMRITSPTQPALPPFDVDTGHGKLEALLTLTNADDAATLQGLIGQSDVFVESYRPGAMTKLGFSPENAARLRPGLIYVSVNCYGWAGPWQYRPGWEQLAQVATGMTVAQGTADNPQLQSVYPNDYVTGFLGALGTLMALLRRADEGGSYHVRVALCRTAMWMQEQGQVDRSQLPPPAISPAEIAPYLLTRDNPAFGPLTFLGPVLNYTATPSAWDRPTMPLGANLPLWPLEAGGLGGTLPHSRARHPHLAAAPC; encoded by the coding sequence ATGGCCCAGTCGATCAACCAGATCTACCAGTCGCTGTTGTCGCAATTGGGCATCACTTGGCCGACCACCGCCGACGTGGCGTTGTCGGGGGCCGACCCGGTCATCAACTCGGTGTTCCGCATCGGGGAATGCACCGGGGCGGTGCTGGCGGCTCAGGCCGCCGGGGTGGCGGAAATCTGGCGACGGCGTTCGGGCCAGCGCCAGCAGGTTTCCATCAATGCCCTGGCCGGGGCGCTGGCCGCCTATAGCGTCGGTTATCAGTCGCAGCATGGCTTCGCCATTCCGCAGCCGGAACCCAGCTACCCGCTGGTCGCCCTGTATCCGGCCCGCGACAGCCGCTGGATCATGCTGCACGGCGCTTTCCCGCTGCTGCGCAACGGTTTGCAGAATCTGCTGGGCTGTACCATGAACCCCACCGACATCGCCAACAAGGTGGCCACCTGGGATGCCTTCGCGCTGGAACAGGCCATCGCCGACCAGGGCTTGTGCGGCGCCGTGGCGCGGTCCTACCCCGAATGGCTGGCGACCGAACAAGGCCGCGCCATCGCCGCCACCCCGATCATCGAAATCGTCAAGATCGCCGATTCCGCCCCCGAGCCCTTTGCCCCGGCTCTGCCCGGCGACCGCCCGTTAAGCGGCACCAAGGTGCTGGACCTGACCCATGTGATCGCCGGCCCGACCATCGGCAAGACCTTGGCCGAGCAGGGGGCCGAAATCATGCGCATCACCAGCCCGACCCAGCCGGCGTTGCCGCCTTTCGACGTGGATACCGGCCATGGCAAGCTGGAGGCGCTGCTGACCCTGACCAATGCCGATGATGCCGCCACCTTGCAGGGACTGATCGGGCAAAGCGACGTCTTCGTCGAATCCTATCGCCCCGGGGCCATGACCAAGCTGGGCTTTTCGCCCGAAAACGCGGCGCGATTGCGCCCCGGTCTGATCTATGTCTCGGTCAATTGCTATGGCTGGGCCGGCCCCTGGCAATATCGCCCCGGCTGGGAGCAACTGGCCCAGGTGGCCACCGGCATGACCGTGGCGCAGGGCACGGCGGACAATCCGCAACTGCAATCGGTCTATCCCAACGATTACGTCACCGGTTTCCTTGGCGCCTTGGGCACGCTGATGGCGCTGTTGCGCCGCGCCGACGAGGGCGGATCGTACCATGTGCGGGTGGCGTTGTGCCGGACCGCCATGTGGATGCAGGAGCAAGGGCAGGTGGATCGCAGCCAATTGCCGCCTCCGGCCATTTCCCCGGCCGAGATCGCGCCTTATCTGCTGACCCGCGACAATCCGGCCTTCGGTCCCTTGACCTTCCTGGGGCCGGTGCTGAACTACACCGCCACCCCATCGGCCTGGGACCGCCCGACCATGCCCTTGGGCGCCAATCTGCCGCTTTGGCCGCTTGAGGCCGGCGGATTGGGCGGGACGTTGCCGCATAGTCGGGCCCGCCATCCGCATCTGGCGGCGGCACCGTGTTAG
- a CDS encoding class I SAM-dependent methyltransferase, with amino-acid sequence MQSLPSYPGTWSDVVDLRDFYDSGLGQTTKRLLRRHLRQLWPDTHGLCILGLGFATPLLRPFVAEAERVIAVMPANQGVLHWPPEGPGLTVLADESDLPLPDSSMDRIVLMHALESTEQVRAMMREVWRVLADGGRLVIIVPNRRGIWARLERTPFGNGRPYTGGQLTRLLRDNMFTPVSLSGALFMPPTNSRVLLRSAPAMEELGRRWFHTIAGIHMVEATKQIYAATPSRTSKRRGYVIAPQGF; translated from the coding sequence ATGCAAAGCCTGCCTTCCTATCCCGGCACTTGGTCGGATGTGGTCGATCTGCGCGATTTCTATGATAGCGGCCTGGGCCAGACCACCAAGCGCCTGTTGCGCCGCCATCTGCGCCAGTTGTGGCCCGATACCCATGGCCTGTGCATCCTTGGCCTGGGCTTCGCCACCCCCTTGCTGCGCCCGTTCGTCGCCGAGGCGGAACGGGTGATCGCGGTGATGCCGGCCAATCAGGGCGTGCTGCACTGGCCGCCGGAAGGGCCGGGCCTGACCGTGCTGGCCGATGAAAGCGATCTGCCGCTGCCCGATTCGTCCATGGACCGCATCGTGCTGATGCATGCGCTGGAATCCACCGAGCAGGTGCGCGCCATGATGCGCGAGGTGTGGCGGGTGCTGGCCGATGGCGGGCGGCTGGTGATCATCGTCCCCAACCGGCGCGGCATCTGGGCGCGGCTGGAGCGCACGCCGTTCGGCAATGGCCGGCCCTATACCGGCGGGCAATTGACCCGATTGTTGCGCGACAACATGTTCACCCCGGTATCGCTGTCGGGAGCACTGTTCATGCCGCCGACCAATTCACGGGTGCTGCTGCGCTCGGCCCCGGCCATGGAGGAATTGGGCCGGCGCTGGTTCCACACCATCGCCGGCATCCACATGGTCGAGGCGACCAAGCAGATCTACGCCGCCACCCCGTCACGAACCTCGAAACGGCGCGGCTATGTCATCGCGCCGCAGGGGTTCTAA
- a CDS encoding ABC transporter permease: MLSLRRIGAVMLRHLYLMRGSWPRVLEMAYWPAINMALWGFTSQFFSTHSSWVAQTGGILIGAVILWDVMFRGNLGVALSFMEEMWSRNLGHLSVSPLRPHELLAGMLGMSLVRTTIGVLPAALLAIPLYHYSLFDMGLPLLAFWVNLLVSGWAIGLGVSALVLRFGLGAESMAWVMIFALAPVAGIYYPIAILPQWLQWLAWALPPAYVFEGMRSVMQGHGFDWGLLAGAVGLNLFYVAAAALTFLRVHHIARRRGLLLNVGE; encoded by the coding sequence ATGCTTTCGCTGCGCCGCATCGGCGCCGTCATGCTGCGGCACCTTTACCTCATGCGCGGATCGTGGCCGCGAGTGCTGGAAATGGCCTATTGGCCGGCCATCAACATGGCGCTGTGGGGCTTCACCAGTCAGTTCTTCAGCACCCATTCGTCGTGGGTGGCGCAGACCGGCGGCATCCTGATCGGCGCCGTCATCCTGTGGGACGTGATGTTTCGCGGCAATCTGGGGGTGGCGCTGTCGTTCATGGAGGAAATGTGGTCGCGCAATCTCGGCCATCTGTCGGTCAGCCCGCTGCGCCCGCATGAATTGCTGGCCGGCATGCTGGGCATGAGCCTGGTGCGCACCACCATCGGCGTGCTGCCGGCGGCGCTTCTGGCCATTCCGCTTTATCACTATTCGCTGTTCGACATGGGGCTGCCGCTGTTGGCGTTCTGGGTCAACCTGCTGGTGTCGGGCTGGGCCATCGGCCTGGGGGTGTCGGCCCTGGTGCTGCGTTTCGGCCTGGGGGCGGAAAGCATGGCCTGGGTGATGATCTTCGCCCTCGCCCCGGTGGCCGGCATCTATTATCCCATCGCCATCCTGCCCCAGTGGCTGCAATGGCTGGCCTGGGCGCTACCGCCGGCCTATGTGTTCGAGGGCATGCGGTCGGTGATGCAGGGCCACGGCTTCGATTGGGGCTTGCTTGCCGGCGCGGTGGGCTTAAATCTGTTTTACGTGGCCGCCGCCGCCCTGACCTTTTTGCGCGTCCACCACATCGCCCGCCGGCGCGGGCTGTTGCTGAACGTGGGGGAATGA
- a CDS encoding ABC transporter ATP-binding protein: MSAPALHVENLCKAFAGQMAVDDISFTVATGSTTALLGGNGAGKTTTISMLLGLLLPDSGSIHVLGEDMVRHRYRVLPRVNFSSPYVELPHRLSVAENLTVYGHLYGIPDLRHRIAQLAEELDLTDILKRPSGKLSAGQKTRVALAKSMLNQPELLFLDEPTASLDPDTADWVRGYFRAYQQRTGATILLASHNMAEVERLCDQVLMMKQGRIVDTGSPADLLLRYDRDDMEQVFLDIARDRRQPNEDR; encoded by the coding sequence ATGAGCGCACCCGCCCTTCACGTCGAAAACCTTTGCAAGGCTTTTGCCGGCCAGATGGCGGTGGACGACATCTCTTTTACCGTCGCCACCGGCTCGACCACCGCCCTGCTGGGCGGCAACGGCGCGGGCAAGACCACCACCATCTCCATGTTGCTGGGCCTGTTGCTGCCCGATTCCGGCTCCATCCACGTGCTGGGCGAAGACATGGTGCGGCATCGCTATCGGGTGCTGCCGCGGGTCAATTTCTCCAGCCCCTACGTGGAGTTGCCGCACCGGTTGAGCGTGGCCGAAAACCTCACCGTTTACGGCCATCTCTACGGTATCCCCGACCTAAGGCACCGCATCGCCCAACTGGCGGAAGAACTGGACCTGACCGATATCCTGAAGCGCCCATCGGGCAAGCTGTCGGCGGGGCAGAAAACCCGTGTCGCCCTGGCCAAATCCATGCTCAACCAGCCGGAATTGCTGTTTCTCGACGAGCCCACCGCGTCCCTTGACCCCGATACCGCCGATTGGGTGCGCGGCTATTTCCGCGCCTATCAACAACGGACCGGCGCCACCATCTTGCTGGCCAGCCACAACATGGCCGAGGTCGAGCGTCTGTGCGATCAGGTACTGATGATGAAACAGGGCCGCATCGTCGATACCGGCTCGCCCGCCGATCTGTTGCTGCGCTATGACCGCGACGATATGGAACAGGTATTCCTGGACATCGCCCGCGACCGCCGCCAGCCCAATGAGGACAGGTGA